In Arthrobacter ramosus, one DNA window encodes the following:
- the thiE gene encoding thiamine phosphate synthase, which translates to MTQHDVHTTARLYLCTDARKQQGDFEQFVDAAFEGGVDIIQLRDKTIEAAEELELLEILQSVAHRHGRLWAVNDRADVASLSGAPVFHIGQKDIPLRSARKLLHDRTIIGLSTHTPEQIDAAIAASPSRSGLDYFCVGPVWATPTKPGRSAVGLDLVKYAANAVKQADEETVGGVVLPWFAIGGIDLSNVEEVVQAGASRVVVVRAITEAQDPTAAAQALLAALDAAAA; encoded by the coding sequence ATGACCCAGCACGATGTCCACACCACCGCCCGCCTGTACCTCTGCACCGACGCCCGCAAGCAACAGGGTGATTTTGAGCAATTTGTCGATGCCGCATTCGAGGGCGGCGTGGACATCATCCAGCTGCGTGACAAGACAATTGAGGCGGCTGAGGAACTGGAGCTCCTGGAAATCCTGCAATCCGTGGCGCATCGTCACGGCCGTCTCTGGGCAGTCAACGACCGCGCGGACGTAGCATCCCTCTCCGGCGCACCGGTGTTCCATATCGGCCAAAAGGACATTCCGCTGCGCTCGGCCCGGAAACTGCTCCACGACCGCACTATCATCGGTCTCTCCACGCACACGCCGGAACAAATTGACGCAGCCATCGCCGCGTCACCCAGCCGCAGCGGACTGGACTACTTCTGCGTCGGGCCGGTCTGGGCCACCCCCACCAAGCCGGGACGCTCCGCCGTCGGGCTCGATCTGGTGAAGTACGCCGCCAACGCGGTGAAGCAGGCAGACGAAGAGACCGTCGGCGGTGTTGTGCTCCCCTGGTTTGCTATCGGCGGCATCGATCTCAGCAACGTGGAAGAGGTGGTGCAGGCCGGCGCAAGCCGTGTCGTTGTGGTGCGAGCCATTACCGAAGCACAGGATCCGACGGCGGCAGCCCAGGCCCTTCTGGCTGCCTTGGACGCAGCGGCGGCCTAG
- a CDS encoding DNA-methyltransferase, with protein sequence MTDIVWAPDGSNLVVHADNADFLPTLPDGAFTLIYVDPPFNTGRVQSRQETRMVRNADGDGDRVGFKGRSYDTIKGALHSYDDAFSDYWSFLEPRLVEAWRLLADDGTLYLHLDYREVHYAKVMLDSIFGRECFLNEIIWAYDYGARAKNRWPTKHDNILVYVKNPAKYHFDNAEVDREPYMAPGLVTPAKRELGKLPTDVWWHTIVSPTGREKTGYPTQKPEGLVRRIVTASSRPGDWCLDFFAGSGTLGSVAAKLERRFVCVDQNAPAIEVMRKRLDGKAIFYPV encoded by the coding sequence ATGACTGACATTGTTTGGGCGCCGGACGGCAGCAATCTGGTGGTTCACGCGGACAACGCGGATTTCCTCCCGACGCTGCCGGACGGCGCCTTCACACTGATTTACGTGGACCCGCCCTTCAATACGGGCCGGGTCCAGAGCCGCCAGGAAACGCGCATGGTCCGCAACGCCGACGGCGACGGCGACCGCGTCGGCTTCAAGGGCCGCTCCTATGACACCATCAAGGGCGCCCTGCACAGCTACGACGACGCCTTCAGCGACTACTGGTCCTTCCTGGAACCCCGGCTCGTGGAGGCCTGGCGACTGCTCGCCGACGACGGCACCCTGTACCTGCATCTGGACTACCGCGAAGTGCACTACGCCAAAGTCATGCTGGACTCGATCTTCGGCCGCGAGTGTTTCCTGAACGAGATCATCTGGGCCTACGACTACGGCGCACGCGCCAAGAACCGCTGGCCCACCAAGCACGACAACATCCTCGTGTACGTCAAGAACCCCGCCAAGTACCACTTCGACAACGCCGAGGTTGACCGTGAGCCGTATATGGCGCCGGGCCTCGTGACGCCGGCCAAGCGGGAACTCGGGAAGCTTCCCACGGACGTTTGGTGGCACACCATTGTCTCCCCGACGGGCAGGGAAAAGACCGGCTACCCGACGCAAAAGCCGGAAGGCCTGGTCCGGCGGATCGTCACCGCGTCCAGCCGGCCAGGAGACTGGTGCCTCGACTTCTTTGCAGGCTCTGGCACGCTCGGCTCGGTCGCGGCGAAACTCGAGCGCAGGTTCGTCTGCGTCGACCAGAACGCCCCGGCGATCGAAGTGATGCGGAAGCGCCTGGACGGCAAGGCCATTTTCTACCCCGTCTAA
- a CDS encoding RNB domain-containing ribonuclease, translating into MSHQRVAPNVSETSNHLAEALAALRTELELPAGYPIEALRDAEAAVSGHTLPAQDLTDVPFITIDPASSTDLDQALFIDRSGDGYRVLYAISDVPSFVPPGGALDAETRHRGQTYYAPDGRIPLHPEIISEHAGSLLAGQTCGAFVWDFELDAEAEFRTVSVRRASVRSRAKLNYKGVQAEIDSGTADPVLELLKEVGLKRVELERRRGGASLNMPEQEIVQLPGGEGYRIVAAPSLPVEDWNAQISLLTGMAAAQLMLDGKVGILRTMPAPDERSLLHFKRQTGALGKPWTAGTSYGEYLRTLDAKDPRQLAILHSAGLLFRGAGYTPFDGEVPGSVMQSAIGAPYAHTTAPLRRLVDRFVLVICEALSNGTEIPAWARDALPSLPEIMASSDQLAAKMERLALDTVEAALLVNHIGQEFDAVVISGSKPAKNNGNGNGNSTNGNNGNGNGNGAPHGPYGIVQIAEPAVTARCDGEMESGTKVRVKLLDADIATRQITFELLP; encoded by the coding sequence GTGTCACATCAGCGGGTAGCCCCGAATGTCAGTGAAACGTCGAACCACCTCGCGGAAGCGCTGGCGGCGCTTCGGACTGAACTCGAGCTGCCCGCAGGTTATCCCATTGAAGCGCTGCGCGACGCTGAAGCCGCGGTTTCCGGACACACCCTGCCGGCGCAGGATCTCACGGACGTTCCGTTCATCACGATCGACCCGGCCTCTTCCACGGATCTCGACCAGGCCCTCTTCATTGACCGGTCCGGGGATGGTTACAGGGTTCTCTACGCCATCTCCGATGTGCCCTCCTTTGTGCCCCCGGGAGGAGCGCTCGACGCCGAGACCCGCCACCGCGGGCAAACGTACTACGCCCCGGATGGCCGCATACCGTTGCACCCCGAGATCATCAGCGAGCATGCCGGAAGCCTGCTGGCCGGCCAGACGTGCGGCGCGTTCGTGTGGGACTTCGAACTCGATGCCGAGGCGGAGTTCCGCACCGTCTCCGTCCGTCGGGCAAGCGTACGGAGCCGCGCCAAACTCAACTACAAGGGCGTGCAGGCGGAGATCGATTCCGGAACGGCTGATCCCGTCCTGGAGCTGCTCAAGGAGGTCGGGCTCAAGCGGGTGGAACTCGAACGCCGCCGCGGCGGAGCGAGCCTGAACATGCCTGAGCAGGAAATCGTCCAACTGCCCGGCGGCGAGGGGTACAGGATCGTCGCAGCTCCCTCGCTCCCGGTGGAGGACTGGAACGCCCAGATTTCGCTCCTGACCGGGATGGCCGCCGCACAGTTGATGCTCGACGGCAAAGTGGGGATCCTGCGCACCATGCCCGCTCCCGATGAGCGCTCGCTGCTCCATTTCAAACGGCAAACGGGGGCACTCGGCAAGCCCTGGACCGCGGGGACCAGCTACGGCGAGTACCTGCGCACCCTCGACGCGAAGGACCCCCGGCAACTCGCCATCCTCCATTCCGCGGGGCTGCTCTTCCGTGGTGCCGGCTACACGCCTTTCGACGGCGAGGTACCGGGCAGCGTCATGCAGTCAGCCATCGGGGCACCGTATGCCCACACCACCGCGCCGCTGCGCCGACTTGTCGATCGTTTTGTGCTGGTCATCTGCGAAGCTCTGAGCAATGGAACAGAGATCCCTGCGTGGGCCCGGGATGCTTTGCCGAGCCTGCCCGAGATCATGGCGTCTTCCGACCAGCTCGCCGCCAAAATGGAGCGCCTGGCACTGGACACCGTGGAGGCAGCACTCCTGGTCAACCACATCGGACAGGAATTCGACGCCGTGGTGATTTCCGGATCGAAACCCGCCAAGAACAACGGAAACGGCAACGGAAACAGCACCAACGGCAACAACGGTAATGGCAATGGGAACGGAGCCCCGCACGGTCCCTACGGCATCGTCCAGATCGCCGAGCCCGCGGTCACCGCTCGTTGCGACGGCGAAATGGAGTCGGGCACGAAAGTCCGCGTGAAACTGCTCGACGCGGACATTGCCACCCGCCAAATCACCTTCGAACTGCTCCCGTAG
- a CDS encoding PHP domain-containing protein produces MKIDLHAHSNVSDGTEAPAGVIASASAAGLDVVALTDHDSTDGWEQASVAALEFGVAFVPGIEISCRTREGISVHLLSYLHDPGHPGLLEEITKAKDARLTRAKRMVTLLAEDYPLSWDDVIHHVAPGATVGRPHIADALVAAGAVASRSEAFTAILTSHSRYFVQHYAPDPALAVELVRSAGGVPVFAHPVASARGRVVGERTYREMIDAGLLGLEVEHRDNPEEGRVFLRRLAAEHGLFMTGSSDYHGTGKPNLLGENLTSPDVLARIEELGTGSSVVR; encoded by the coding sequence GTGAAGATCGACCTGCACGCGCACTCCAATGTTTCCGACGGGACCGAGGCTCCCGCGGGAGTGATCGCTTCTGCATCAGCTGCGGGTCTGGATGTGGTGGCCTTGACCGACCACGATTCCACTGACGGATGGGAGCAGGCCTCCGTCGCGGCCCTCGAATTCGGGGTGGCTTTCGTGCCGGGGATAGAGATCTCGTGCCGCACCCGGGAAGGGATCAGCGTCCATCTCCTGAGCTACCTCCACGATCCCGGACACCCCGGCCTGCTCGAGGAAATCACCAAAGCGAAAGACGCGAGGCTCACCCGCGCCAAACGCATGGTCACGCTTTTGGCCGAGGATTACCCCTTGAGCTGGGACGATGTCATCCATCATGTCGCTCCCGGAGCCACTGTGGGCCGGCCCCACATCGCCGACGCCCTCGTGGCGGCCGGTGCGGTGGCGAGCCGCTCCGAGGCGTTCACCGCGATCCTGACTTCGCACTCGCGCTATTTCGTGCAGCACTACGCACCGGACCCGGCGCTCGCCGTCGAGCTTGTCCGGTCGGCGGGCGGTGTTCCCGTCTTCGCGCATCCGGTGGCCTCGGCCCGCGGCCGGGTGGTCGGGGAACGGACTTATCGGGAAATGATCGACGCCGGCCTCCTGGGCCTGGAAGTGGAGCACCGCGACAATCCCGAGGAAGGCCGTGTGTTCCTGCGGCGCCTGGCTGCCGAACACGGGTTGTTCATGACCGGTTCGTCCGACTACCACGGAACCGGCAAACCCAATCTGCTCGGCGAGAACCTGACGTCCCCCGATGTCCTGGCCCGCATCGAGGAACTGGGCACCGGTAGTTCGGTGGTCCGTTAG
- a CDS encoding DEAD/DEAH box helicase, with amino-acid sequence MSELHTHEVLTDGTETIEPEETISSDETPHEIAEKTFADYNVRADIVESLADAGITHPFPIQSMTLPVALGGHDIIGQAKTGTGKTLGFGIPALQRVVGPDDAGHDKLAVPGAPQALVIVPTRELAVQVANDLQTASRKRNARIATIYGGRAYEPQIEALQKGVEVVVGTPGRLIDLYKQKHLNLKNVRMVILDEADEMLDLGFLPDVETLIAGTPAVRQTLLFSATMPGPVIAMARRYMTQPTHIRAADPDDEGLTKRDIRQLIYRAHSMDKVEVVARILQARGRGRTIIFTKTKRTAAKVAEELVDRGFAAAAIHGDLGQGAREQALRAFRNNKVDVLVATDVAARGIDVDDVTHVINYQCVEDEKIYLHRVGRTGRAGNKGTAVTFVDWDDMPRWGLINKALGLSYPEPVETYSSSPHLFEELDIPAGTKGRLPRDKRTLAGVDAEVLEDLGETGKKNSRSGGDSGRGRTGRDAGRDGGREGARRGPKSSDAPSREGDGEGGRNRTRRRRTSEGEAAPAEATAQSAEPQSADGADKPSRARRSRTRRRNGEVVSASGASGESTEA; translated from the coding sequence GTGAGTGAATTGCACACCCATGAAGTTCTGACAGACGGAACCGAAACGATCGAACCCGAGGAAACCATTTCCTCGGACGAAACACCCCACGAGATCGCAGAAAAAACCTTCGCCGACTACAACGTCCGCGCCGACATCGTTGAATCCCTCGCCGACGCCGGAATCACCCACCCGTTCCCCATCCAGTCCATGACCCTCCCGGTTGCCCTGGGCGGTCACGACATCATCGGCCAGGCCAAGACCGGTACCGGAAAGACCCTCGGCTTCGGCATTCCGGCGCTGCAGCGCGTCGTCGGACCAGACGACGCCGGCCACGACAAGCTCGCTGTCCCGGGTGCACCCCAGGCCCTCGTGATTGTTCCTACCCGCGAACTCGCCGTTCAGGTGGCCAACGACCTCCAGACGGCGTCCCGGAAGCGCAACGCCCGCATCGCCACCATCTATGGCGGCCGCGCTTACGAGCCCCAGATCGAGGCCCTGCAAAAGGGCGTCGAGGTTGTTGTCGGCACGCCCGGCCGTTTGATCGACCTCTACAAGCAGAAGCATCTGAACCTCAAGAACGTTCGCATGGTGATTCTCGACGAAGCAGACGAGATGCTTGACCTCGGCTTCCTTCCGGACGTCGAGACCCTGATTGCCGGCACACCCGCCGTCCGCCAGACCCTGCTCTTCTCGGCCACCATGCCTGGCCCGGTCATCGCCATGGCGCGCCGTTACATGACGCAGCCCACGCACATCCGTGCCGCCGACCCGGACGACGAAGGCCTGACCAAGCGCGACATCCGGCAGCTCATCTACCGTGCCCACAGCATGGACAAGGTCGAGGTCGTCGCCCGCATTCTGCAGGCCCGCGGCCGCGGCCGGACCATCATCTTCACCAAGACGAAGCGCACCGCAGCCAAGGTTGCCGAGGAACTCGTGGACCGCGGCTTCGCAGCCGCCGCCATCCACGGTGACCTGGGCCAGGGCGCCCGCGAGCAGGCACTCCGCGCCTTCCGCAACAACAAGGTGGACGTCCTCGTGGCCACCGACGTCGCCGCCCGCGGCATCGACGTCGATGACGTCACGCACGTGATCAACTACCAGTGCGTCGAAGACGAAAAGATCTACTTGCACCGCGTTGGCCGCACCGGCCGCGCAGGCAACAAGGGCACGGCCGTGACGTTCGTCGATTGGGACGACATGCCGCGCTGGGGCCTGATCAACAAGGCGCTGGGCCTGAGCTATCCGGAGCCGGTGGAAACCTACTCCTCGTCGCCGCACCTTTTCGAGGAGCTGGACATCCCCGCGGGCACAAAGGGCCGCCTGCCCCGCGACAAGCGCACCCTCGCAGGCGTCGACGCCGAGGTCCTGGAAGACCTGGGCGAGACCGGCAAGAAGAACTCCCGTTCCGGCGGCGATTCCGGGCGTGGACGCACGGGACGCGACGCCGGGCGTGATGGTGGCCGTGAAGGTGCACGCCGCGGTCCCAAGTCCAGCGATGCTCCGTCCCGCGAAGGAGACGGTGAGGGCGGACGCAACCGCACCCGCCGCCGTCGTACTTCCGAAGGCGAAGCAGCCCCCGCCGAGGCAACGGCCCAGTCTGCCGAGCCGCAGTCCGCCGATGGCGCGGACAAACCTTCCCGCGCACGCCGTTCCCGCACCCGCCGCCGCAACGGCGAAGTGGTGTCCGCTTCCGGTGCATCCGGCGAGAGCACCGAGGCTTAA